A window of Primulina tabacum isolate GXHZ01 chromosome 4, ASM2559414v2, whole genome shotgun sequence contains these coding sequences:
- the LOC142541618 gene encoding protein SENSITIVE TO PROTON RHIZOTOXICITY 2-like: protein MLISGTTSIYGVSEEIIPTDLEANSATQPTNSSSFFYNLSLLSDKVQQVQSLASIFLIPANNPQAEATAVAIPAMGTLIQEILITASSMMFACQQMSIGSMSSNGQADDLTGGNRVADHQVHGLYYSDHHGAMMDQWCGENFNKCNSNNIDVSGTVDVSLSNEVCGRNLAQKREMTQGSKGVGIKNCDIIELEAAGLLAKYTHYCHVCGKGFKRDANLRMHMRAHGEEYKSSAALCNPMKNHAGASGGNNDCTSSSVRLPKKYSCPQEGCRWNKNHTKFQPLKSLICVKNHYKRSHCPKMYVCKRCHKKNFSVLSDLRTHEKHCGDLKWQCSCGTTFSRKDKLMGHVALFVGHTPAVNSLTKINGLEARS from the coding sequence ATGTTGATTTCAGGGACCACTTCAATATATGGCGTCTCAGAAGAGATTATTCCTACAGATCTTGAAGCGAATTCAGCGACTCAACCTACAAACTCTTCGTCTTTCTTTTACAATCTGTCGCTGCTTAGTGACAAAGTCCAACAGGTGCAGTCCCTGGCCAGCATATTCTTGATTCCGGCTAACAATCCGCAGGCCGAGGCAACTGCTGTCGCGATACCGGCGATGGGAACCTTGATCCAAGAGATCCTCATCACCGCATCTTCTATGATGTTTGCTTGTCAGCAGATGTCCATCGGCTCGATGTCTTCTAATGGTCAAGCCGACGACCTAACGGGTGGTAACCGTGTGGCCGATCATCAGGTGCATGGCTTGTATTATTCAGATCATCACGGCGCGATGATGGACCAGTGGTGCGGTGAGAATTTTAATAAGTGCAACTCTAATAATATTGATGTTAGTGGTACTGTTGATGTTAGTCTTAGTAACGAAGTTTGTGGGAGAAATTTGGCCCAAAAGAGGGAGATGACACAAGGGTCAAAGGGGGTTGGCATCAAGAACTGCGATATTATTGAGTTGGAAGCTGCTGGATTATTAGCAAAATACACACATTACTGCCATGTATGCGGCAAAGGGTTCAAGCGCGACGCGAATCTGCGCATGCACATGCGAGCACACGGGGAGGAGTATAAATCCAGCGCCGCCTTGTGCAACCCCATGAAGAATCATGCGGGCGCAAGTGGAGGGAACAACGATTGTACTAGCAGCAGCGTGAGGTTGCCCAAGAAATACTCGTGCCCGCAAGAAGGCTGCCGGTGGAACAAGAATCACACCAAGTTCCAGCCTTTGAAATCACTGATCTGTGTCAAGAATCACTACAAGAGGAGCCACTGCCCGAAAATGTACGTGTGCAAGAGGTGCCACAAGAAGAACTTCTCGGTATTATCGGATTTGAGGACCCATGAGAAGCACTGCGGGGACCTCAAGTGGCAGTGCTCGTGCGGCACCACGTTTTCTCGCAAGGATAAGCTCATGGGTCACGTAGCTTTGTTCGTCGGCCACACACCGGCTGTTAATTCGTTGACCAAGATTAATGGGCTAGAGGCTAGATCTTAA